The following proteins come from a genomic window of Sphaerisporangium rubeum:
- the rimO gene encoding 30S ribosomal protein S12 methylthiotransferase RimO, with translation MSSRRTASLITLGCARNEVDSEELAARLEAAGWRLDDDHPDVVVVNTCGFIDSAKKDSIDTLLAAADSGAKVVAAGCMAERYGKELADALPEAAAVISFDDYTDIGGRLDDVVEGRSLTPHTPRDRRTLLPISPVERGGAAAHIPGHGELPEGLAPASGPRTLRKRLTGGPVASLKLASGCDRRCSFCAIPAFRGAYVSRDPGELLAEAEWLAARGVTELVLVSENSTSYGKDLGDLRALEKLLPKLAAVDGVQRVRVSYLQPAELRPGLIEVIAGTEGVAPYFDLSFQHASGPVLRRMRRFGDPARFLDLLESVRALAPEAGVRSNFIAGFPGETEEEFADLVGFLDRARLDVIGVFGYSDEDGTEAARLDGKVPQDVVDERVATLSELAEELTAQRAEERIGTEIEILVEEDLGDGGYEGRAAHQGPEVDGSVTVQGIGLVPGQIVRATVVDAEGVDLIARIKAGP, from the coding sequence ATGTCTTCCCGCCGAACCGCATCGCTGATCACACTGGGCTGCGCGCGCAACGAGGTCGACTCCGAGGAGCTGGCCGCGCGCCTGGAGGCCGCCGGGTGGCGGCTCGACGACGACCACCCCGACGTCGTCGTCGTCAACACCTGCGGCTTCATCGACTCGGCGAAGAAGGACTCCATCGACACGCTGCTCGCCGCCGCCGACTCAGGCGCCAAGGTCGTCGCCGCGGGCTGCATGGCCGAGCGCTATGGCAAGGAGCTGGCCGACGCGCTGCCCGAGGCCGCCGCGGTCATCTCGTTCGACGACTACACCGACATCGGCGGCCGCCTCGACGACGTCGTCGAGGGCCGGTCGCTGACGCCGCACACACCGCGCGACCGCCGCACCCTGCTTCCCATCAGCCCCGTTGAGCGCGGCGGCGCCGCCGCGCACATCCCGGGTCACGGGGAGCTCCCCGAGGGCCTCGCTCCGGCGAGCGGCCCGCGCACGCTGCGCAAACGGCTCACCGGGGGGCCGGTGGCCTCGCTGAAGCTCGCCTCGGGGTGCGACCGGCGGTGCAGCTTCTGCGCCATCCCGGCCTTCCGCGGCGCGTACGTCTCACGGGACCCCGGCGAGCTGCTCGCCGAGGCCGAGTGGCTGGCCGCGCGCGGGGTCACCGAGCTCGTGCTGGTCAGCGAGAACTCCACGTCGTACGGCAAGGACCTCGGCGACCTGCGCGCGCTGGAGAAACTCCTGCCGAAGCTCGCCGCCGTGGACGGCGTCCAGCGGGTGCGGGTCTCCTACCTGCAGCCCGCCGAGCTGCGGCCGGGCCTCATCGAGGTCATCGCCGGCACCGAGGGTGTCGCGCCGTACTTCGATCTGTCCTTCCAGCACGCCAGCGGCCCTGTGCTGCGCCGCATGCGCCGCTTCGGCGACCCGGCGCGGTTCCTCGACCTGCTGGAGTCGGTCCGAGCCCTCGCGCCTGAGGCGGGGGTGCGGTCCAACTTCATCGCCGGCTTCCCCGGCGAGACCGAGGAGGAGTTCGCCGACCTGGTGGGCTTCCTCGACCGCGCCAGGCTGGACGTCATCGGCGTGTTCGGCTACAGCGACGAGGACGGCACCGAGGCGGCGAGGCTGGACGGCAAGGTCCCGCAGGACGTCGTCGACGAGCGGGTCGCGACGCTCAGCGAGCTCGCCGAGGAGCTCACCGCGCAGCGGGCCGAGGAGCGCATCGGCACCGAGATCGAGATCCTCGTCGAGGAGGACCTCGGGGACGGCGGTTACGAGGGCCGTGCGGCCCACCAGGGGCCCGAGGTGGACGGCTCGGTGACCGTGCAGGGCATCGGGCTGGTGCCGGGCCAGATCGTGCGTGCGACCGTCGTGGACGCCGAAGGCGTCGATCTCATAGCCCGCATCAAGGCCGGGCCATGA
- a CDS encoding helix-turn-helix domain-containing protein, with product MSIGVTLAAARDAAGMTVAQLSGRTRIRETVIYAIERDDFSMCGGDFYARGHVRNIARTVGLDPDAIVHQFDEEHGGAPAPVRAAAVFQAESRIKLRERRSPNWSTAMAIALAIVAVFGVTRVMSGSSTPTANESAAKPAPSAKAPATPSRPPVAAKAPAAPVSDMVTLQVKATKPSWVEISDSKGKPVFRGTLPAGVTSTWKARNRMQITIGNAGGVVLKVNGKRLGVPGKPGELVTRTFGPEPPRSR from the coding sequence ATGAGCATCGGGGTGACGCTGGCCGCGGCACGCGACGCGGCCGGCATGACGGTCGCGCAGCTGTCCGGCCGCACACGCATCAGAGAGACGGTGATCTACGCCATCGAGAGGGACGACTTCTCGATGTGCGGCGGCGACTTCTACGCTCGCGGCCACGTGCGCAACATCGCGCGAACGGTCGGGCTGGACCCCGACGCGATCGTCCACCAGTTCGACGAGGAGCACGGCGGCGCGCCGGCCCCGGTGCGGGCCGCCGCCGTCTTCCAGGCCGAGAGCCGCATCAAGCTCCGTGAGCGGCGCAGCCCCAACTGGTCCACCGCCATGGCCATCGCCCTGGCCATCGTCGCGGTGTTCGGCGTCACCCGCGTCATGAGCGGTTCCAGCACCCCCACGGCCAATGAGAGCGCCGCCAAGCCCGCCCCGTCCGCCAAGGCCCCCGCGACGCCGTCCCGGCCCCCCGTCGCGGCCAAGGCCCCCGCGGCGCCGGTCAGCGACATGGTGACGCTCCAGGTCAAGGCCACCAAACCCTCGTGGGTGGAGATCAGCGACAGCAAGGGCAAGCCGGTGTTCCGCGGCACCCTGCCGGCGGGGGTCACCTCCACCTGGAAGGCACGCAACCGCATGCAGATCACCATCGGCAACGCCGGCGGTGTCGTGCTGAAGGTCAACGGCAAGCGGCTCGGCGTCCCCGGCAAGCCGGGTGAGCTCGTCACCAGGACGTTCGGCCCGGAGCCGCCGCGCTCACGGTGA
- the pgsA gene encoding CDP-diacylglycerol--glycerol-3-phosphate 3-phosphatidyltransferase produces MTNDSEAGTEHLTPSAGRRVSPWNVANVLTVLRLLVVPLFVAGMFVDGPGWRYFALVVFLLASLTDQLDGWLARRYGLVTDFGKIADPIADKALIGAALVTLSILAELPWWVTVVILAREVGVTALRVAVIRHGVIPASYGGKVKTVLQIVAIALYVLPGTPDPLRWVAMGAALLVTVATGADYVNRAVRLRAVARKARGG; encoded by the coding sequence ATGACGAACGACTCGGAGGCCGGCACCGAGCACCTCACGCCGTCCGCGGGCCGCCGGGTCAGTCCGTGGAACGTCGCCAACGTGCTCACCGTGCTCCGGCTGCTGGTGGTCCCGCTCTTCGTCGCCGGCATGTTCGTCGACGGTCCCGGCTGGCGCTACTTCGCGCTGGTGGTCTTCCTGCTGGCGTCGCTCACCGACCAGCTCGACGGATGGCTCGCGCGGCGGTACGGGCTGGTGACCGACTTCGGCAAGATCGCCGACCCGATCGCCGACAAGGCGCTCATCGGCGCCGCTCTGGTCACCTTGTCCATACTCGCCGAGCTGCCCTGGTGGGTCACCGTGGTGATTCTCGCCAGGGAGGTCGGCGTCACGGCGCTGCGCGTCGCGGTGATCAGGCACGGCGTCATCCCGGCCAGCTACGGCGGCAAGGTCAAGACCGTGCTGCAGATCGTCGCCATCGCGCTGTACGTCCTGCCGGGCACACCTGACCCGCTGCGGTGGGTGGCGATGGGTGCGGCGCTGCTGGTGACCGTCGCCACCGGCGCCGACTACGTCAACCGCGCGGTGCGGCTGCGCGCCGTAGCGCGTAAGGCCAGAGGCGGATGA